In a genomic window of Candidatus Nanoarchaeia archaeon:
- a CDS encoding proteasome subunit beta, whose amino-acid sequence MDENEAHMLKTGTTTVGILCKDGVVLAADRRATSGYLVSSKRIDKVHQLTENLVVTMAGTASDAQLLVKITQVELKLRKIRIGRETTGKEAANFISRMVYSNIRKMSIIPGISHFILGAKDESGFSIWDLYADGSITQVDDYISSGSGSVMAFGVLETLYRKDMGIDEGIKLAVKCINAAIQRDIASGNGIDIVTITKDGVKKALQEEIDMHIKV is encoded by the coding sequence ATGGATGAAAACGAAGCTCACATGTTGAAGACAGGAACAACAACAGTCGGTATTCTCTGCAAAGACGGTGTTGTGCTGGCAGCAGACCGCAGGGCCACGTCAGGCTATCTTGTCTCAAGCAAGAGGATCGACAAGGTCCACCAGCTTACAGAGAACTTAGTGGTCACCATGGCAGGAACAGCCTCAGACGCGCAGCTTCTTGTCAAGATAACCCAGGTCGAGCTCAAGCTCCGCAAGATACGGATAGGAAGGGAAACCACAGGAAAAGAGGCGGCAAATTTCATTTCACGGATGGTATATTCAAATATCCGCAAGATGAGCATTATTCCGGGAATCAGCCATTTTATTCTCGGCGCAAAGGACGAGTCAGGGTTCTCGATATGGGATCTCTATGCAGACGGCTCAATCACCCAGGTTGATGATTATATCTCCTCAGGATCAGGAAGCGTGATGGCGTTTGGTGTCCTTGAGACGCTCTACAGGAAAGATATGGGCATAGACGAAGGGATTAAGCTTGCGGTGAAGTGCATCAACGCAGCAATCCAGCGGGACATCGCCTCTGGGAATGGCATCGACATTGTCACCATCACGAAAGACGGCGTTAAGAAGGCCCTCCAAGAGGAGATTGATATGCACATTAAGGTATAA
- a CDS encoding beta-CASP ribonuclease aCPSF1 yields MAEIIKEILKHLPDGKISSAEFEGANIVLYTKDKEFFLDNNGVIKKIVNDIKKRVELRPDPSIAMDQEQAEQEIRKSIPKEAGVGSIIFDPQRSIVIVETEKPGLAIGKQGSILREIREKTMWIPLIRRTPAIKSQLIENIRAVLYQNSDYRRKFLDRIGHRVYDGWMRGKKQEWVRFSTLGAGRQVGRSCFLLQTPESRIMIDCGIDPAKEYGSEEAYPHLEAPEFKLDEIDAIIISHAHLDHCGLLPYLFKLGYKGPVYCTPPTRDIMALLQLDMVKIAKNDGKDPLFTSEEIKEMVKHTITVEFDEVTDITPDVRLTLYNSGHILGSAMVHLHIGNGLHNFLYTGDMKYGHTDLLDPAVTIFPRLETLMIESTYGGKDNIPASKEQSDEELVTIIKSTIGQGGKLLIPVLGVGRAQEVLLIIERLVREGQLEKIPVYVDGMVWDVTAIHTAYPEYLNNNIRKLIFHKDANPFLAEIFHRVGSQKERAQVIEEQGACVILATSGMLTGGPSVEYLRRLGDNPKNALVFVSYQGEGSLGRRIQRGEREIVFSNGMKKEILPVRLSIYTIEGFSGHSNRRELMNFIYKCTPRPKKILVNHGEASRCLDLASSIHKQYRVETAAPKNLEIIRLK; encoded by the coding sequence ATGGCAGAAATCATAAAGGAGATTCTCAAGCATCTCCCCGATGGCAAGATTAGCTCCGCAGAATTCGAGGGAGCGAACATTGTCCTCTACACCAAAGACAAGGAGTTCTTCTTAGATAATAATGGCGTGATTAAGAAGATTGTGAATGATATCAAGAAGCGGGTTGAGCTCCGGCCAGACCCCAGCATCGCCATGGACCAGGAGCAGGCAGAACAGGAGATCCGAAAGAGCATCCCCAAGGAGGCCGGAGTCGGCAGCATCATTTTTGATCCCCAGCGGAGCATCGTTATTGTTGAGACTGAGAAGCCTGGCCTCGCCATCGGGAAGCAGGGCAGCATCCTGAGGGAGATAAGGGAAAAGACAATGTGGATACCCTTAATCAGGAGGACTCCTGCGATTAAATCCCAGCTCATTGAGAATATCAGGGCGGTCCTCTACCAGAACTCAGACTATAGGAGAAAATTCCTTGACAGGATCGGCCATAGAGTCTATGATGGATGGATGCGCGGAAAAAAACAGGAATGGGTGCGCTTTTCAACGCTGGGCGCAGGCCGCCAGGTTGGCAGGTCATGCTTTCTGCTCCAGACGCCTGAATCCCGGATTATGATCGATTGCGGCATCGATCCTGCAAAGGAGTACGGATCAGAGGAAGCCTATCCTCATCTCGAAGCGCCTGAGTTCAAATTAGATGAGATTGATGCGATTATCATCAGCCATGCCCACTTGGACCATTGCGGCCTTTTGCCCTACCTCTTCAAGCTTGGCTACAAAGGCCCGGTATACTGCACTCCCCCCACAAGGGATATCATGGCCTTGCTGCAGCTCGATATGGTCAAAATTGCAAAGAACGATGGCAAGGACCCCTTATTCACCTCAGAAGAGATTAAGGAGATGGTCAAGCATACGATTACTGTAGAGTTTGATGAAGTGACAGATATCACGCCAGATGTGCGCCTGACACTCTATAACTCGGGCCACATCCTGGGAAGCGCAATGGTCCATCTCCATATCGGCAATGGGCTTCACAACTTCCTCTACACAGGCGACATGAAGTATGGCCACACGGATCTCCTTGACCCTGCGGTTACAATTTTCCCCCGCCTGGAAACCCTCATGATCGAATCAACCTATGGAGGGAAAGACAATATTCCTGCCAGCAAGGAACAGTCAGATGAGGAGCTGGTCACAATCATCAAGAGCACAATTGGCCAGGGAGGAAAACTTCTGATCCCTGTCTTGGGTGTGGGAAGGGCGCAGGAGGTGCTCCTGATTATCGAACGGCTTGTTCGGGAAGGCCAGCTCGAGAAGATTCCAGTCTATGTGGACGGCATGGTCTGGGACGTAACTGCGATTCACACTGCCTATCCTGAATATCTCAATAACAACATCAGAAAGCTTATCTTCCATAAGGATGCCAATCCGTTCCTGGCAGAAATCTTCCATAGGGTGGGATCGCAGAAGGAGAGGGCACAGGTGATTGAAGAGCAGGGAGCATGCGTCATCCTTGCAACCTCAGGTATGCTCACCGGCGGCCCATCAGTGGAATACTTGAGGAGGCTGGGGGACAACCCAAAGAACGCTTTGGTGTTTGTCTCGTATCAGGGAGAGGGCTCTCTCGGCAGGCGCATCCAGAGAGGCGAGCGCGAGATCGTCTTCTCAAACGGAATGAAGAAAGAGATCCTGCCTGTAAGGCTAAGCATCTACACCATTGAAGGGTTCTCAGGCCATTCCAACAGGAGGGAGCTCATGAACTTCATCTATAAGTGCACGCCCAGGCCAAAGAAGATCCTGGTGAACCATGGTGAGGCAAGCAGATGCCTTGACTTGGCAAGCTCTATCCACAAGCAATACCGTGTTGAGACCGCTGCTCCGAAGAATCTGGAGATTATCAGGCTGAAGTAA
- a CDS encoding RuBisCO large subunit C-terminal-like domain-containing protein, producing MFQFLSTRFSKSDVIAEYAIEPAQAVSFQDACRHVAAASIGVSPEAFVRGDAPAVVSLDKGGQVALIRYPADLFEPGNADQISHSLTGHLQLPSVKRATLLDMQFPRTLVKSFPGPRFGVKGIRKLIGTNQALLEASLLQGSSYEFSMNAYEAWTGMDIVADAPSLTNLPSNRFKERVFQTHRRKKKAEQLNGGHKMYMPNVTGSETVKRADFAHTLGCEAVVLNLSGFSSLQNLREADVPVAIQLQRSVRMPHMSSHACAKLCRLAGADIVHIGSLPGPMNADASVHVHDVIDKRLIEERSLAKPWHGVKSSMGLACRVGASHIPGLVQRLGNDLVIQFTDAVSGHSHGVRKGAMACRQALDSHLHHIPLQVYGLKHSELRESLASLQPRF from the coding sequence ATGTTCCAGTTCCTGTCAACACGTTTCAGCAAGTCTGACGTCATTGCCGAGTATGCAATCGAGCCTGCTCAGGCAGTTTCATTCCAGGATGCCTGCAGGCATGTTGCTGCTGCAAGCATTGGCGTATCTCCGGAGGCATTTGTTAGAGGAGACGCTCCCGCGGTGGTATCCCTTGACAAGGGGGGACAGGTTGCGTTGATACGCTATCCTGCTGATCTCTTTGAGCCGGGGAACGCAGATCAGATCAGCCATAGCCTTACTGGCCATCTGCAGCTTCCTTCTGTAAAGAGGGCAACGCTTCTTGATATGCAATTTCCGCGGACTTTAGTGAAATCCTTTCCGGGCCCAAGATTTGGCGTGAAGGGAATCCGAAAACTGATTGGGACCAACCAGGCCCTGCTTGAGGCTTCATTGCTGCAGGGGTCTTCGTATGAGTTTTCCATGAATGCCTATGAGGCATGGACAGGGATGGATATCGTTGCTGATGCCCCTTCCCTCACAAACCTTCCATCGAATCGTTTCAAGGAACGCGTCTTTCAGACGCATCGGAGAAAGAAAAAAGCTGAGCAGCTGAACGGAGGGCATAAGATGTATATGCCAAATGTGACGGGTTCGGAGACAGTGAAGAGGGCAGATTTTGCCCATACTCTTGGCTGTGAGGCAGTTGTACTCAACCTTTCAGGTTTTTCTTCACTCCAGAACCTTCGTGAGGCTGATGTTCCCGTTGCTATCCAGCTGCAGCGAAGCGTCAGGATGCCCCATATGTCCTCGCATGCCTGCGCAAAACTCTGCAGGCTGGCGGGAGCAGACATCGTTCATATCGGCTCCCTGCCGGGACCAATGAATGCTGATGCTTCTGTCCATGTCCATGACGTGATTGACAAGAGGCTTATTGAGGAACGCAGCCTTGCCAAGCCCTGGCACGGGGTTAAGAGCTCCATGGGCCTTGCTTGCAGGGTAGGAGCTTCTCACATCCCCGGTCTTGTTCAGAGGCTTGGCAATGACCTCGTGATCCAGTTTACAGATGCTGTTTCCGGCCATAGCCATGGTGTCAGAAAAGGGGCAATGGCGTGCAGGCAGGCTTTAGACAGCCATCTGCATCATATCCCTCTTCAGGTCTACGGCCTGAAGCACTCTGAGTTGAGGGAGAGCCTGGCAAGTCTGCAGCCCCGATTTTGA
- a CDS encoding DUF1189 family protein has translation MFDHYIHFFKTIIETLSPHHYKIIASRKKRYVIAYFYSLIFFSLFLSLLIAAPAYTQSASRVDEALSKFSVLNLTVKMETTSPILIPSGNPYITIDTEGKVNRTSEFVFADADGFAVHSFFATKNYKWSSFGDLLEKREFLKDILSVGFLASLPVLLFVLFIGYSIKYTMVWAVSILLGYFLAKLMRLHVKFTRVIRVTGFASTWIILPELLIMPYFFQKYLFPLSIFGFRIYVLPYLFFWIYTITAFYLISEYRHDKYSR, from the coding sequence ATGTTTGACCATTATATCCATTTCTTCAAGACAATTATCGAGACCTTAAGCCCCCATCACTATAAGATTATCGCTTCGCGGAAGAAGAGGTATGTGATTGCCTATTTCTATTCTCTGATATTTTTCTCCCTGTTCCTCTCCCTGCTTATTGCTGCCCCGGCGTATACCCAATCTGCGTCGCGTGTTGATGAGGCGCTGTCAAAATTCTCTGTGCTCAATCTGACTGTGAAGATGGAGACCACCTCTCCCATCCTCATCCCTTCGGGAAACCCTTATATCACGATCGACACTGAAGGCAAGGTTAACAGGACCTCTGAGTTTGTGTTTGCAGACGCTGACGGCTTTGCAGTGCATTCTTTCTTTGCTACGAAGAATTACAAATGGTCATCTTTCGGGGATTTGCTGGAAAAAAGAGAGTTTCTTAAGGACATCCTAAGCGTAGGCTTTCTGGCAAGCCTTCCTGTGCTGCTGTTCGTCCTTTTTATAGGGTATTCGATAAAATACACGATGGTGTGGGCAGTGTCTATCCTTCTTGGATACTTCCTTGCAAAGCTGATGAGGCTGCATGTAAAGTTTACCCGGGTCATCAGGGTTACTGGGTTCGCATCCACCTGGATTATCCTTCCCGAGCTTTTGATCATGCCCTACTTTTTTCAGAAGTACCTTTTTCCTCTTTCGATCTTCGGATTCCGGATCTATGTTCTGCCGTACCTCTTCTTTTGGATATACACAATAACTGCGTTTTATCTGATATCAGAATACCGGCATGATAAATACAGCAGATGA